ctcattaggccccgctcactaagaagatccGGCTCTTCTGGTTTCTGAATAGCTCCAAATTATAATAATAGGGAAAATAGGCGCCTGTCTACAGAAATCCCAATTTACACATTAAAAATGATGCAATTATCTATACAATTACGAAAAATTGTGCTAACACTATCTCTTCAGAAACTTAggttctttaaagggaatctgtaacCACAACCACAATTGAATAGTTGTTTTTGTCACGTTTGTGAGTAGTATAGGTTTGCTATATAGTGTattttacctggttccctgccaatCTCTCACACAGAGTCCCAAAGCCAGAAAAATTTAAAATCAGAGGCACGTCTCCTCCTGGATCTTTTTCCCAGCCCACACACTCCAGTATGTCATGGATGGGATGCAGCTGGGAAACAGGCATTCCTCCCCTGGTTCCTagctgttcttttcagtgcaatgtTAGAAAACTGGTGCCGCCAGTTTAAGAGATCCattgtatattttacatttctctATTTTACTTTGCCCCTTGTAATACTGGCCGTAAAAATAAGCTCATACGTGTAATTTTTGTTAATCATGTTGTTGTAATTGATAGGCTTCAATCCTTATATAGAATACACATACAAACCACATAGAATGAGATACTATTTCATGTATGGAAATTTCATGTGTAAGAAATGCAAAATGCTTCCACTAGTGTTTTACATCCATGAGTCTGCATTTAACCACAGCACGAAAGAAGAACAGGTCAAGATCAACATTTTGATCTTATGCTATGTCCATGACAAAACCTCAATGGACGAGCTTCAGCTTTTCCCCATCACTCCAATGCTGTATATAAGATTCTTGCTCAGTATTTGGAGGAAGCTGATGCTACCATCACCGTTCCACCTACAACATGAATAGCAGCTGCTGTGCTTTTGAGGAGCCCCTGTTGGACTTTGTTCTTCCTCCCTTTCTTATCCTGGAGTTCATCTTTGGCATCATTGGTAACTCCATTGGACTATGGATGATATTCCTAGAGATGAAGACCTGGAAACCCAACTCTGTGTATCTACTGAGTTTAACTTTGGCAGACTTTGTGGTTCTGTTATGTGTGCTGTTACGTGCAGATTATTACATCCGTCGGAAAAACTGGATATATGGAGATATCCCATGCAGACTCCTGCTTTACATCATAGCTGCTGCCAGAGCTGCCGGCATGATTTTCTTATCACTTATTTCACTCACCCGCTATTGGCGGATCATTTACCCATTCCACATAGTAAATAACATCACGGCAAAGCAGGCCACTTGTATCTGCATTACTCTGTGGATATCCATCTTCAGTCTACACTCATACATTATGACGGAGCCACATTTTATGCACCTGCACAATGCAACACAGTGTGAAAGTTTTAATATATGTCCATGTTCTCCAACGTCTTGGCAGGATGGATTCTATATTTCATTGTCAACTCTGTCCCTACTGACTATTTCATACTGCACAATCTGCATTGCTTTCTACTTAAAGAACAATGCCATTGATAGCAACGGGAAGATAGGCAGAGCCATGAGGTTCCTAATCTTGATAGCCGCTATATTCATTGTGTGCTACTTGCCCAGTGCTTCTATCAGAGCTGGCATCTGGGTATTGAAGACCATGAAGTATAAGGACTGCATCTACTTTAGATACTCAAATCTTGGATTCTATATCACTATTTGCCTTACGTACTTCTATAGTGTACTCAATCCTATGTTATATTACTTATCAAGCCCATCTTCTCATAAGTTACTACCATGGTTGTGTAAAGACAATTTGTTTAGGGAAAGTGAGGCGCAGTGACCTGAATAATATACTGTAGAAGAATAATTCTGT
The DNA window shown above is from Engystomops pustulosus chromosome 1, aEngPut4.maternal, whole genome shotgun sequence and carries:
- the LOC140072903 gene encoding hydroxycarboxylic acid receptor 2-like, which translates into the protein MNSSCCAFEEPLLDFVLPPFLILEFIFGIIGNSIGLWMIFLEMKTWKPNSVYLLSLTLADFVVLLCVLLRADYYIRRKNWIYGDIPCRLLLYIIAAARAAGMIFLSLISLTRYWRIIYPFHIVNNITAKQATCICITLWISIFSLHSYIMTEPHFMHLHNATQCESFNICPCSPTSWQDGFYISLSTLSLLTISYCTICIAFYLKNNAIDSNGKIGRAMRFLILIAAIFIVCYLPSASIRAGIWVLKTMKYKDCIYFRYSNLGFYITICLTYFYSVLNPMLYYLSSPSSHKLLPWLCKDNLFRESEAQ